A window of Rhodococcus sp. SGAir0479 contains these coding sequences:
- a CDS encoding AMP-binding protein produces MLGDTIGDNFDRTVAAHGDRDALIDRGTGRRWTYGELASDVDAIAAGLLEVGIGKGDRVGIWAPNCAEWAMVQYATAKIGAILVNINPAYRTHELQYVLNQAGVRMLIAAPSFKTSDYAAMIDEVRPECTALEHVLLLGSSSWQALLTGGATALAADRVPLVRAQAALSADDPINIQYTSGTTGFPKGATLSHHNILNNGYFVGELCGYTELDRVCIPVPFYHCFGMVMGNLACTSHGAAMVIPGPAFDPGAALAAVQAEQCTSLYGVPTMFIAELADPDFESYDLSSLRTGIMAGSPCPVEVMKQVIERMGMAEVSICYGMTETSPVSLQTRRDDSIDRRVSTVGRVGPHLEVKIVDPATGSTVPRGEAGELCTRGYSVMLGYWNNPDKTAEVIDAARWMHTGDIGVMDADGYVAVTGRIKDMVIRGGENIYPREIEEFLYTHPDILDAQVIGVPDAKYGEELMVWIRMREGAEPLDADGIREFCTGRLAHYKIPRYVHLVDEFPMTVTGKIRKVEMREISLELIDRA; encoded by the coding sequence ATGTTGGGCGACACCATCGGCGACAACTTCGATCGGACGGTCGCCGCACACGGCGATCGGGACGCGCTGATCGATCGAGGGACGGGACGGCGCTGGACCTACGGTGAGCTGGCGTCGGACGTCGATGCGATCGCCGCCGGCCTGCTCGAGGTGGGAATCGGCAAGGGGGACCGGGTCGGCATCTGGGCCCCCAACTGCGCGGAGTGGGCGATGGTCCAGTACGCGACGGCGAAGATCGGCGCGATCCTCGTCAACATCAACCCGGCGTATCGCACCCACGAACTGCAGTACGTACTGAACCAGGCCGGGGTCCGAATGCTGATCGCGGCGCCGTCGTTCAAGACTTCCGACTATGCGGCGATGATCGACGAGGTGCGCCCGGAGTGCACAGCGCTCGAGCATGTCCTGCTGCTCGGTTCGTCGTCGTGGCAGGCGCTGCTCACCGGCGGCGCGACAGCACTGGCCGCCGACCGCGTGCCGTTGGTCCGCGCCCAGGCGGCGCTGTCCGCCGACGACCCCATCAACATCCAGTACACCTCCGGGACAACAGGATTCCCCAAGGGGGCGACGCTCAGCCACCACAACATCCTCAACAACGGGTACTTCGTCGGAGAGTTGTGCGGGTACACCGAGCTCGACCGCGTGTGCATCCCGGTGCCCTTCTACCATTGCTTCGGAATGGTGATGGGCAATCTCGCGTGCACCAGCCACGGTGCCGCGATGGTGATTCCCGGTCCGGCGTTCGATCCCGGTGCCGCGTTGGCGGCGGTGCAGGCCGAGCAGTGCACGTCGCTGTACGGCGTGCCCACGATGTTCATCGCCGAACTGGCGGACCCGGACTTCGAGTCCTACGACCTGTCGAGCCTGCGCACCGGGATCATGGCCGGCTCGCCGTGCCCGGTCGAGGTGATGAAGCAGGTCATCGAACGGATGGGGATGGCGGAGGTGTCGATCTGCTACGGCATGACCGAGACGTCGCCGGTGTCGCTGCAGACCCGCCGCGACGACTCCATCGACCGACGCGTATCGACCGTCGGTCGGGTGGGCCCGCATCTGGAGGTGAAGATCGTCGACCCGGCGACCGGATCGACGGTGCCGCGCGGGGAGGCCGGAGAACTCTGCACCCGCGGCTATTCGGTGATGCTCGGCTACTGGAACAACCCCGACAAGACCGCCGAGGTGATCGATGCCGCCCGGTGGATGCACACCGGGGACATCGGCGTGATGGACGCCGACGGCTACGTCGCCGTCACGGGGCGCATCAAGGACATGGTGATCCGCGGCGGCGAGAACATCTACCCACGCGAGATCGAGGAATTCCTCTACACGCACCCGGACATCCTCGACGCCCAGGTGATCGGCGTCCCCGACGCGAAGTACGGGGAGGAGCTGATGGTGTGGATCCGGATGCGTGAGGGTGCGGAGCCGCTCGACGCCGACGGGATCCGCGAGTTCTGCACCGGCCGGCTCGCGCACTACAAGATCCCCCGGTACGTGCATCTGGTGGACGAGTTCCCGATGACGGTCACCGGCAAGATCCGCAAGGTCGAGATGCGGGAGATCTCGCTCGAACTCATCGATCGGGCCTGA
- the mftG gene encoding mycofactocin dehydrogenase MftG: MAAEPGFPEAADVVVVGGGSCGSVVAGRLSEDPDRQVVLVESGPGHEIPAEFPPELVDAGVLPVGPDSRWIWPYPVELTSARGGWIARGRVLGGSGAVNGGYFVRARVEDFDRWPDSWSYDRVLPYFKAIETDLDFDGPWHGTSGPIPVRREPVEAWHPISSAFAEAARAAGHAEDPDKNAPGSHGVGPVPLNIRDGVRVGPASAYLLPNLGRRNLVVRSDTTVTRILFSGTRVTGLEVSTDSQVRTIRTSTVVLTAGAVATPHLLMLSGVGDAGHLSGLGIPVVADLPEVGSQFSDHPEVVLPYRYRRPVPRTSRTPALQVTLNTDGIEIRPYTAAFGDLIPGSGIGKPCLGVVLMQPLSRGEIRLVSADPGTPPRVAYRYLESAQDRQSLREAVSHAADLVRSAPLSRLVEPEPIELSDGWLADRLGTSLHLSGSCRMGVDATDSVVDDRCRVHGVDGLFVVDTSILPSVPSRGPHATAVMVAERASTYL, translated from the coding sequence GTGGCAGCGGAGCCGGGCTTCCCCGAGGCGGCGGACGTCGTCGTCGTGGGCGGCGGCTCGTGCGGCAGTGTGGTGGCCGGGCGGTTGAGCGAGGATCCGGATCGGCAGGTCGTGCTGGTCGAATCGGGCCCGGGGCACGAGATCCCGGCCGAGTTCCCGCCGGAACTGGTCGACGCAGGGGTGCTGCCGGTCGGCCCGGACAGCCGTTGGATCTGGCCGTACCCGGTGGAGTTGACGAGCGCGCGCGGCGGCTGGATCGCGCGCGGACGGGTGCTCGGCGGCTCGGGGGCGGTCAACGGCGGCTACTTCGTCCGGGCGCGGGTCGAGGATTTCGACCGCTGGCCCGACTCGTGGTCCTACGACCGGGTGCTGCCCTACTTCAAGGCGATCGAGACCGACCTGGACTTCGACGGGCCGTGGCACGGAACGAGCGGCCCGATCCCGGTCCGCCGGGAACCGGTGGAGGCGTGGCATCCGATCAGTTCGGCGTTCGCGGAGGCCGCACGGGCCGCGGGGCACGCGGAGGATCCGGACAAGAACGCGCCCGGGTCGCACGGCGTGGGTCCGGTGCCGCTGAACATCCGCGACGGCGTGCGGGTGGGGCCGGCGTCCGCGTACCTGCTGCCCAACCTCGGTCGGCGCAACCTCGTCGTCCGGTCGGACACGACCGTCACTCGGATCCTGTTCTCGGGGACCCGGGTGACGGGCCTCGAAGTGTCGACCGACTCGCAGGTGCGGACCATCCGCACCTCGACCGTGGTCCTGACTGCCGGAGCCGTCGCGACCCCGCATCTGCTGATGCTCTCCGGCGTCGGCGACGCCGGGCACCTGTCCGGGCTGGGTATTCCGGTGGTGGCGGACCTGCCGGAAGTGGGCTCGCAGTTCAGTGACCATCCCGAAGTGGTGCTGCCGTATCGGTACCGTCGGCCGGTCCCGCGCACCAGCCGCACCCCGGCACTGCAAGTGACACTCAACACGGACGGCATCGAAATCCGTCCGTACACAGCCGCGTTCGGTGACCTCATCCCGGGCTCGGGGATCGGCAAGCCGTGCCTCGGAGTGGTCCTCATGCAGCCACTGAGCCGCGGCGAGATCCGCCTGGTGTCGGCCGACCCCGGGACCCCGCCGCGGGTGGCGTACCGCTATCTCGAGTCCGCGCAGGACCGGCAGTCGTTGCGGGAGGCGGTCTCCCACGCCGCCGACCTCGTACGTTCCGCCCCGCTGAGCAGGCTCGTCGAACCGGAGCCGATCGAGTTGTCCGACGGCTGGCTGGCCGACCGGCTGGGCACGTCGCTGCATCTGTCGGGCAGCTGCCGCATGGGCGTGGACGCCACCGATTCGGTGGTCGACGACCGCTGTCGCGTGCACGGGGTCGACGGATTGTTCGTCGTCGACACCTCGATTCTGCCGTCCGTGCCCAGTCGTGGACCGCACGCCACCGCGGTCATGGTGGCCGAACGTGCCAGTACCTACCTCTGA
- the mftF gene encoding mycofactocin biosynthesis glycosyltransferase MftF (Members of this protein family, MftF, are glycosyltransferases, members of PF00535 (glycosyl transferase family 2). The encoding gene is found as part of the mycofactocin cassette, in Mycobacterium tuberculosis, many other Actinobacteria, and occasional members of other lineages. Mycofactocin itself, a putative redox carrier, is a heavily modified derivative of the C-terminal Val-Tyr dipeptide of the mycofactocin precursor MftA (TIGR03969).) — MHDARLPDGFGIRLDPKVRAYSGGRVLIGGSPMRMLKLAPAAAGMIGDGYLEVVDSQTAVVARRLLDSGVANPRPMSTPSPSDVTVVVPIRDNVAGIARLVPALRGLEVVVVDDGSAVPLELPDLTGCSARVTLLRHDRSRGPAAARNTGLRHATTPFVAFLDSDVLPQTGWLERMLGHFSDPAVALVAPRIVALEPEGSALARYEHARSSLDLGRKESAVRSGSPVSYVPSAAMLARRDVLTDMGGFDEAMHVAEDVDLCWRLQETGWRLRYEPVARVAHDHRVSFGKWFTRKMFYGTGAAPLAARHEGMVPPLAMSRWTLLSVLAAASCTRLGALSSLATFLVTVLRLRRTFADLDQPNRIAVALAARGFGNGARQVASAMCRSYWPVTLVAGVFSRRVRRLVVVVAAVEGVTDWATHREPGGLGPLRHSVFKRLDDVAYGTGLWRGAIRARDPRALAPRIGK; from the coding sequence ATGCACGACGCTCGACTGCCCGACGGGTTCGGAATCCGCCTCGATCCCAAGGTGCGCGCCTACTCCGGCGGCCGGGTCCTGATCGGTGGATCGCCCATGCGGATGCTCAAACTCGCGCCCGCGGCCGCCGGCATGATCGGTGACGGCTATCTCGAGGTCGTCGATTCGCAGACTGCGGTCGTCGCCCGGCGGTTGCTCGACTCGGGGGTGGCGAACCCGCGGCCGATGAGCACGCCGTCCCCGAGCGACGTCACGGTGGTGGTCCCGATCCGCGACAACGTCGCCGGCATCGCCCGTCTCGTCCCGGCACTGCGTGGCCTCGAGGTCGTCGTGGTGGACGACGGCTCGGCGGTCCCGCTCGAGCTACCGGACCTGACGGGTTGCAGCGCCCGCGTCACGCTCCTGCGGCACGATCGGTCGCGCGGCCCCGCCGCGGCGCGCAACACCGGCCTGAGGCACGCGACCACCCCGTTCGTGGCCTTCCTGGACTCGGACGTCCTGCCGCAGACGGGCTGGCTGGAACGGATGCTCGGGCATTTCAGCGACCCCGCCGTCGCACTCGTGGCGCCCCGCATCGTCGCGCTCGAACCGGAGGGCTCCGCGCTCGCGCGGTACGAGCATGCGCGCTCGTCGCTCGACCTCGGCCGTAAGGAATCGGCGGTGCGCTCGGGCAGTCCGGTGTCGTACGTGCCGAGCGCCGCGATGCTGGCACGTCGGGACGTACTCACCGACATGGGCGGGTTCGACGAGGCGATGCACGTCGCCGAGGACGTCGACCTGTGCTGGCGGTTGCAGGAGACCGGGTGGCGGCTGCGCTACGAACCTGTCGCGCGCGTCGCCCACGACCATCGCGTCTCGTTCGGGAAGTGGTTCACCCGCAAGATGTTCTACGGCACCGGCGCCGCCCCGCTCGCGGCGCGGCACGAGGGCATGGTGCCGCCACTCGCGATGTCGAGGTGGACGTTGCTGTCGGTCCTGGCGGCCGCGTCGTGCACCCGGCTGGGCGCGCTGTCGAGTCTCGCGACGTTCCTGGTCACCGTGCTGCGCCTGCGGCGCACGTTCGCCGATCTGGATCAGCCGAACCGCATCGCCGTCGCCCTCGCCGCGCGCGGATTCGGGAACGGTGCCCGACAGGTCGCGTCGGCGATGTGCCGGTCGTACTGGCCGGTGACGCTCGTGGCCGGCGTCTTCTCGCGGCGGGTCCGGCGGTTGGTGGTGGTGGTCGCCGCCGTCGAGGGCGTGACGGACTGGGCGACCCATCGCGAACCCGGCGGCCTCGGACCGCTGCGCCACAGCGTCTTCAAGCGGCTCGACGACGTCGCGTACGGAACGGGCCTGTGGCGGGGCGCGATCCGGGCCCGGGACCCGCGGGCGCTCGCACCGCGCATCGGAAAGTGA
- the mftE gene encoding mycofactocin biosynthesis peptidyl-dipeptidase MftE: protein MRLAHMSWPDVPRDQLTVAVPVGSVEQHGPHLPLDTDTRIASAVARALSGVVCAPAIEYGASGEHEGFAGTISLGSGALEMLLVEYGRSACRWARRVVFVNGHGGNGPALVKAVELLRYEGRDVAWFPCAVPGADAHAGHTETSLLLHLSPEVVAMDRARTGNTEPVADLMPRLRAGGMLAATANGVLGDPVGASAEEGRRLFDGLVERARAAVSAWAPRGDGRLL, encoded by the coding sequence ATGCGCCTCGCCCACATGTCCTGGCCCGATGTGCCTCGGGACCAGCTCACGGTCGCGGTTCCGGTGGGATCGGTGGAGCAGCACGGTCCGCATCTGCCGCTCGACACCGACACCCGTATCGCGTCGGCCGTCGCCCGCGCCCTCTCCGGAGTGGTCTGCGCACCCGCGATCGAGTACGGCGCGAGCGGTGAGCACGAGGGTTTCGCGGGCACGATCTCGCTGGGAAGCGGCGCGCTCGAAATGCTGCTCGTGGAGTACGGCCGCTCGGCGTGCCGGTGGGCCCGCCGGGTGGTGTTCGTGAACGGGCACGGGGGTAACGGTCCGGCGCTGGTGAAGGCCGTCGAGCTGTTGCGTTACGAGGGCCGGGACGTGGCGTGGTTCCCGTGCGCGGTGCCGGGCGCGGATGCGCACGCCGGTCATACGGAAACATCCTTGCTGCTGCACCTTTCACCAGAGGTCGTCGCCATGGATCGCGCGCGGACCGGCAACACCGAGCCCGTCGCCGATCTGATGCCGCGCCTGCGGGCGGGCGGCATGCTCGCGGCCACCGCCAACGGGGTCCTCGGTGACCCGGTCGGGGCGAGCGCCGAGGAGGGTCGGAGACTGTTCGACGGGCTCGTCGAGCGCGCCCGGGCCGCGGTGTCCGCCTGGGCCCCGCGTGGCGACGGGAGACTCCTGTGA
- a CDS encoding sigma-54-dependent Fis family transcriptional regulator — translation MHALRPEIELSWKRSQLSGIDPARVPEPTLLDPSDAAGRLLRAARPVLDELRVQLTGTGCGILLVDRDCCVVSRVFDSDVMKAAMEGVGVLPGVALSEETYGTNALGTPLEVRQGLVIHGDEHFLESFRQFSCYGHPIVHPVTRRIEGILDITATEKTANPLFVPFLARAVRDIEARLLEGARESDRRVVDAFQIAARQRGVAVAAMGQDIMLTNKAAVELLEPGDHVALRALAGDVPAGESRTVEFALSGGGRTGLRIDRVAGAESGALFLLDVDEARPPVRRRATPQDATSRLRARLHELRSSTGALAIVGEPGSGRSWAAREFADGPVVTVDAAHVVAEGERDWCARLLGHVEAGLEHLLIEHVHLAPDAVLALLASLAARTDGPRPVFTSDPLDTVRPAVRDLLARCGAQVTVPALRQRIRELAALVSALAAEVGRAGVRVGPSALSALSEHTWPGNLVELRAVVAGLPARGGAAIRVEDLPEEYRAPGRVARLGGRERAERDAIIEALEESHGNKVHAAARLGISRTTLYSRIRALDITVRPIGPGAVSKA, via the coding sequence GTGCACGCGTTACGCCCGGAGATCGAACTGTCCTGGAAGCGTTCGCAGCTCAGCGGTATCGACCCGGCGCGTGTGCCCGAACCGACGTTGCTCGACCCGTCGGACGCGGCCGGGCGGCTGTTGCGGGCCGCACGGCCGGTGCTCGACGAACTGCGGGTCCAGCTGACGGGCACCGGCTGCGGGATTCTCCTGGTCGACCGCGACTGCTGCGTGGTGTCGCGGGTGTTCGACTCCGACGTCATGAAGGCGGCGATGGAGGGTGTCGGCGTCTTACCCGGAGTCGCGCTCTCCGAGGAGACGTACGGGACGAACGCGCTGGGGACTCCGCTCGAGGTGCGGCAGGGCCTCGTCATCCACGGTGACGAACACTTCCTCGAATCGTTCCGGCAGTTCAGTTGCTACGGGCACCCGATCGTGCATCCGGTCACGCGCAGGATCGAGGGCATCCTCGACATCACCGCGACCGAGAAGACGGCCAACCCGCTGTTCGTGCCGTTCCTGGCGCGCGCCGTCCGCGACATCGAGGCGCGTCTGCTGGAGGGTGCGCGAGAATCGGACCGGCGGGTGGTGGACGCGTTCCAGATCGCGGCCCGCCAGCGCGGCGTCGCGGTGGCCGCGATGGGGCAGGACATCATGCTCACCAACAAGGCCGCCGTCGAACTGCTCGAACCCGGCGACCACGTGGCGTTGCGCGCCCTCGCCGGTGACGTGCCCGCCGGCGAGTCGCGGACGGTGGAGTTCGCGTTGTCCGGCGGCGGGCGTACCGGACTGCGCATCGATCGGGTGGCCGGCGCCGAGAGCGGTGCCCTCTTCCTGCTCGACGTCGACGAGGCCCGACCGCCGGTGCGACGACGGGCGACACCACAGGACGCGACCTCCCGTCTGCGCGCCCGTCTGCACGAATTGCGCTCGAGTACAGGCGCACTGGCGATCGTCGGCGAGCCGGGCAGTGGACGCAGCTGGGCCGCGCGGGAGTTCGCGGACGGGCCCGTCGTGACGGTCGACGCCGCCCACGTCGTCGCGGAGGGTGAGCGCGACTGGTGTGCGCGCCTGCTCGGGCACGTCGAGGCCGGGCTCGAACACCTCCTGATCGAGCATGTCCACCTGGCACCCGACGCCGTCCTCGCCCTGCTGGCGTCGCTGGCCGCCCGTACCGACGGGCCGCGGCCGGTGTTCACCTCCGATCCGCTCGACACCGTGCGGCCCGCGGTGCGGGACCTGCTCGCCCGGTGCGGCGCGCAGGTGACGGTGCCGGCGCTGCGTCAACGAATTCGCGAGCTGGCCGCGCTCGTCTCCGCGTTGGCCGCCGAGGTCGGCCGTGCGGGTGTGCGGGTGGGCCCCAGCGCGCTGTCGGCGTTGTCCGAGCACACGTGGCCGGGCAATCTGGTCGAGTTGCGGGCCGTCGTCGCGGGTCTGCCCGCTCGCGGTGGGGCGGCGATTCGCGTCGAGGACCTGCCCGAGGAGTACCGCGCGCCCGGCCGGGTCGCGCGACTCGGCGGCCGTGAACGGGCCGAGCGTGACGCGATCATCGAGGCCCTCGAGGAGAGCCACGGCAACAAGGTGCACGCCGCGGCACGGCTCGGGATCAGCCGAACCACGCTCTACAGCCGGATCCGGGCGCTCGACATCACCGTTCGACCGATCGGTCCGGGCGCGGTGTCCAAAGCTTGA
- a CDS encoding helix-turn-helix domain-containing protein: MAQREPGPRNPWIAVRPGDDVGVLAERTSWAHQRFVESAQADTETVRDVVRDSWLRSRGNGVSPDLVDDQVVLDGSALEEHRIAHPLAGIRPVVRKLLVEDTAGTGLLVAMSDANGRLLWIEGDSAAKDRALDINFVEGSDWSEERVGTNAPGTALALDHSVQIFAAEHFNRAMHSWSCSAAPVHDPATGRILGALDITGGPRVAVPEALALVRATAAAAEGELRLLELASPRPLSTAVPRLEVLGGGRPALVVEGERHELSRRHAEILLLLSEHPEGLGADHLAVLLDEYDLDTVTVRAEMSRLRKVFGAHRLGSRPYRLLTELDSDVAQVRSLLDRGEVAAALQLYDGPVLAGSDAPGVVEVREELSARIRATVLRAGDARVLAKWTNSVHGRQDVSAWIAYLSTLDRNSPLHAQVEAHVRLLDRRLGPAARH; this comes from the coding sequence ATGGCACAGCGTGAACCCGGACCGCGCAATCCGTGGATTGCAGTGCGGCCGGGCGACGATGTCGGCGTGCTCGCAGAACGCACGTCCTGGGCGCATCAGCGGTTCGTCGAGTCCGCGCAGGCGGACACCGAGACCGTCCGCGACGTCGTACGAGACTCGTGGCTGCGCAGCCGCGGCAACGGTGTCAGCCCCGACCTCGTCGACGACCAGGTGGTGCTCGACGGCTCCGCGCTCGAGGAACACCGCATCGCCCATCCGCTCGCGGGAATCCGTCCCGTGGTGCGCAAGTTGCTCGTCGAGGACACCGCCGGCACCGGTCTGCTGGTCGCGATGAGTGACGCGAACGGTCGTTTGTTGTGGATCGAGGGCGACTCGGCCGCGAAGGACCGCGCCCTCGACATCAACTTCGTCGAGGGGTCCGACTGGAGCGAGGAACGGGTGGGCACCAACGCGCCCGGCACGGCCCTCGCGCTCGACCACAGTGTGCAGATCTTCGCCGCGGAGCACTTCAACCGGGCGATGCACTCGTGGAGTTGTTCGGCTGCCCCGGTCCACGATCCGGCCACCGGCCGCATCCTGGGGGCGCTGGACATCACGGGCGGCCCCCGGGTGGCGGTGCCCGAGGCGCTGGCGCTCGTCCGCGCCACGGCGGCTGCGGCGGAGGGTGAGCTGCGGCTCCTCGAACTCGCGTCCCCGCGGCCGCTGTCCACCGCGGTGCCCCGCCTCGAGGTCCTCGGTGGCGGCCGTCCCGCACTGGTGGTGGAGGGGGAGCGGCACGAGTTGTCCCGCAGGCACGCCGAGATCCTGCTGCTGCTGTCCGAGCATCCCGAGGGGCTCGGCGCCGACCACCTCGCGGTCCTGCTCGACGAGTACGACCTGGACACCGTGACGGTGCGCGCGGAGATGTCGCGGCTGCGCAAGGTGTTCGGCGCGCACCGGCTCGGTTCACGGCCGTACCGGCTGCTGACCGAGCTCGACTCCGACGTCGCCCAAGTGCGTTCACTTCTCGACCGGGGCGAAGTCGCGGCAGCGCTGCAGCTCTACGACGGGCCGGTGCTGGCGGGATCGGATGCGCCCGGTGTGGTGGAGGTGCGTGAGGAGCTCTCGGCTCGGATCCGGGCGACGGTCCTGCGGGCCGGGGATGCGCGAGTGCTCGCGAAGTGGACCAATTCCGTCCACGGTCGCCAGGACGTGTCGGCGTGGATCGCCTACCTGTCGACCCTCGACCGCAACTCGCCGCTGCACGCGCAGGTCGAAGCGCACGTGCGGCTGCTGGATCGCCGGTTGGGTCCGGCGGCCCGGCACTGA